Within the Camelus dromedarius isolate mCamDro1 chromosome 9, mCamDro1.pat, whole genome shotgun sequence genome, the region GCCCACGTGTGCGGGGACAGCCTATACGCGCGCTTGGCGGCTAGCTCCCAAGGGGCCGCGACCTGGGCCCAGCCACCTCGCAGATTGGATGGCTGCTCCCCAACCCTGCAGTCTCGGGGCCTCCGAGGGAGGGGACGCTACCGCGGGGACCTCTAAATGCCCCCCCCCAATTCGTTTCCTCTGTGGCCCTTGGCCTGGGCCGCACACCCAGGGGAAACACATACATCTCAAAGAAAGAGCTCTAAAAAGCTTCCATATCCGTTTCACAGCCAACCCTCTGCCTAGAGACCCGAGAAAGACACAGACTCAGGACTCATCATCTCCGTTAGCTCAGGCCACCACACAAGCATTGAGGCCCCACAGACACAGGGACACTGTGGGGCTTCCAAAGCCAACTCCAGGCCTTCCTGGGGCTCAGGCTTGAGGAAGTTTTTCCGTCCTCATTCTGCCTGACCCATCCTGATGGAGCTAcaccctcctttcctcttcctctggttgttcctcctccatctccttctaGGAGTCCCCCTCTGCAACTCTTGAGACTCTGTGTAGGGCCTCCTGAACTCATTGGCAGCTGACCCATACCCTTTAGCTTCCTGTCCACACCTCAAGCCATGATTCTCTCCTGGGCCGTGGAGTAATTTCTCCCAGACATGTGTTCACTAAATCACACACAAAACCCTTCTCCCTGCCGCCCAGTGACTCAGCCAGAGATGGGCAGCACCCTtgacccttcctcctcctgtccaCCCCCTAGGTCCTGCATCTCATGGCTTTCTTCTCCCCAGCTGTAATACCCTCCCAATCCCTGCTCCCTCTAACTCGTCCCCACAGGGTAGGAGGTCCCTCTAAAATACAGATTGAAATGACTTTGTatctcctctgcctccatcctccaCCCTATAGACCTGAGATGGTGATCCTTGAAGAGTCCTCACCAGTGCTGCCCTCTTTGTGCTGCTTGGAATATCTTCCCTAACTGTGAATGAGAGTACAGGCATACCTTATGTCTTATTGCTCTTccctttattacatttttttacaAATAGAAGGTTTATAGCAACTTGTGTtatcagatgatggttagcattttttggcaataaagtactttttaaattaaggtacatTATTTTTAGACATAGTGCTATTGCACACATGATAGGCTACAGCATAGTGTAAACAACTTTTAGAttcactgggaaacaaaaaaattcagatgACTCACTTTACTGCAGTATTTGCTTTGTTGTGGTGGTCTGGAATCAAACtggcaatatctctgaggtatgtctGCATGTATATACTTGGAGTCATTAGCGTCTAACGCTTTGCCCCTGGATcagttcctcctgcctccctggcctggcAGAGAAAGGGCTCTGGACACCTGTGTCACTCAATGGCAGCCAGGCCACTTGTCTTTGTAACAGCAGCATATATGACCTGCCAGCTCAGAGAACCTCTGGCTTCACTGTCTCACATCCAGTTATAGCAGCCTGCTGGCAGAAAACCCACCATGAACCAAGCACTGAATTAGATATTCTCAAATACCACCAATATTCCTCAGGACCACCCTGCACGGTATATTTATTCATCACTGTTCTTCAGATGAGCAGTCTGAGGCTCCGGGAGGTCAGGAGACTCCCCAGGCTACTTGGCTGGAGCTGGTAGAGCTAAGACTTGAACCTCAGTCTGCTGGTCCTGAGGCCTGATGGCTCCATGTCCTTTCACTGCAGCTGTAAAATCAAGAATGAAAGTAGGGCTGAAATGGGTCAAAGGTGAGAAGGTGGCTGCAAGGCCATCAATAAGGGTAGCATGAGTGGGTAGGTGTCAGGGCAGAGCTAAGAGTCAGGCTCATCAGGACCTAGGGAACCCAGGGATAAGGGTTCACTTCCTTTCACGCTGTCATCCTTTTTCCAAGGCCAGCGATGTGACTGGATCTATGTATTCCTAGGCAACttcaccctctctgggccaccCATTCTTCCAGGTTTGGCCAATAACTTGTGCAGTGAGTAGGTTTGGAGTGCCTTCTAGTGGCCCAGAGTGTATTGGCACCTGAAGCCCAGGCTGGCCAGGCTTCTGTGGAGGAGGCAGGAACTGGGGCTCCCATCACCCTCACTGgcccccagctctgggctctgcacCACAAAATTCAGTCCTGGATCCCATCCCTATGCATGCTTCCTGTCTTGGACTCTGTTTCTCCATTTATCCATCTCCATTTGGTCCCCAGTCTCAGTCCCTCTCTCTGCCCATCTTGGTCTCCCTCTGTCAGTCTCACTCTGTCCTCAAAAAGGGACAGATGGTGGGTACTGACAAAGCAAAGTAGAAGGGTGGCATCCTAAAAAGAACTCTGGGTTAAAAGGATGCTGAGACCTGCAAGCTGAAGGAGGACAGAAGGCTGGGAAGGGGAGTCCTGTGGGATTGTCCTTGGCCCCTAGCTCTGGGGTGGCATTTAGGGCCTGTTGACCAgatgggagaagagggaggggggagcTTCACTCCAATGGGAATGTTTCAGGTCCTGGTTCTTAGTCCCAGGAGAGGAACTAGATtccaggaaaggaggcaggaggatgAAGCCCATAGAAGTACACAGGAGCCATGCTTTGGTGCTGAGAACCTATCAGGGTCCCAGGAAAGGTCAGGGTCTAGCCCCTGATTTCCTGCCTCTCTAGCCCCCTCACTCTTCTCATGCTTAGAGCAGAGGCTAAGCCAGAGGATTTTACAGCATCTGAAATACTTTTATTGCCAGAATTGAGGTACAGCCTGCTCAGAGCCCCATGTGGGGCCCACAACTCAAGAACAAAGGGAGAGACAGATGCTGGGTATGAATGCAACAGAGAAACCTTGTTTCCACTCCACAGAAACCTTGAAGGACAGCAGCACAGTCCAGCCTGACTGTGGCTTTGGAGCCCCACCCTAGAAGCTAGACCCAAGTCTTGGCCTATAGCCATTGCCCACTTGGAGACCACTGCCACCAAGGCAGATCCAGATTCTCCATCCCTGCTATGCACAGATCCATGCAGCACCTCTGGAGCAGAAAGAAAACCCCCAAGGGACCCCCAAGGCACCTGGCTCTCAGGGGCCTACTCAAGTTTCTGGGCTAGTCCCTGCTGACAAAACACCACTGAGCTGCCTGGTGGGGACAAGTGCTGGGCAGAGTAGGAAAGAGTCCTACCTCCTCTCAGCCCTGTGCCAGCCCACTTGAGCAGAGTGGGACTGTAGTGGTGGGTTACCAAGAAGGCAGCTCATGGCAGCTCGGAATGGCCCTGGCTGCTTCCTTGAGTTCTCTTTCTTCATGAATACCCAAAGGGCCATGGCACtgggccctgctctcctgctTGAACCACAGTCCCAGGGCGAAGGGAGCCAGCATCAGTCTTGTGGGCAACAGCCCAATGAAGGAGATCAGGGCTCCTGGGACACAGCCCCCAGAACCAGGGACCACCTGCTGCCCAATCTGAGCTAGGCTGTTCTAAGAGGTAAAGGAGGTAGGAGTGAATGCCCCAGGGCCTGGAATCCATGGAGAACACAACAACCCACCCCTGCCTGCAGGGGGAACTGGGCTGCCCCTAGAAAGCCATAGTCAGCCTATCTGAGCAGCTAGGCCACGAGGAAGCCAATAGCTCCAGTCACCCATGGCCAGCAGCAGGCTGACCTGTGGCCAGTGTGTGAGAAGGTTCACCCTAGGGACAACAAGCCCATCTTAGGGGCCACAGTTCAGTAATACCCCTCATAGGAAGGTTGAGGAGCCAGGGCCTGGTGAGCAAGTGTGAAAAGGCCACAGGGGTAGGAGGAACATATGGCCCTAGAGCTGGGGATTGGGGCTAGGTGCCAGCCAATCCacctgcagagccagtcctgaggtCACAATTCCACCATCAGCAGCATTCTTTCTATCAAGGGTCCCTCAAGTAAGTCCAGACTACTTCTATCTTCCTCACTCGCAGAGAGGAAGGATAAGAAATAGCATGTCCCCGTGGCAGGCGTTTCACCACCCAAGATCCAAGGCCTTAGACGGTCAGTCATAAACTGCTAAACTCACGGGCCATGGTAGCCCCGCAAGCCAAGAGAGCAGCGGTGGCCGAGCCATCCCACAGCCCCACCTGGCACAGAAATCAGGGCTCAAAGAGCACGCGTTTCAGATAGGCCAGGGTAGTGGCGTTGGCCAGCATTGCAATGTGCTCACTGCCTGGCAGTGCCTGAAATGACACTTCGTGCTCCTGGCGACTGTGCCAGGCCTGGCACTGGAGGGCACTCTGCAAGTTCACAGTGCCATCACCATCACCAAAGCAGATTTTAGGGTCACGGTCCGGGAAGCTCTCATAGTAGAAGGAGTCTGGCGTGGGGACACCAGTGCCATAGAGGCAGTGCAGCCGCACGCCAGGTGGCACCATGGCTTCAACCAGCCCCTCTGTGTCCTGTCGCATGAGCCAGCCGTCTTCGAAGCTGATGTCCTGGAAGAACCTGTGATAGTCCTGCAGCGTATAGTTGGCTGTGGGTGTGCGCACGAAGACCTTTTCAGATGACCAGGTAGAGTTGTAGGGCAGCAGCCAGCTGGTGGAGACGGCAGACCGCTGCTGCTCCCGGATCTTCAGGCGCCCAATGACTGGGATCCGGTTATTGTCTCCTGCAAGGGGAGGGCTCCCGTCAGTCTGTGCTCGGGAATGAATGCAAGCTGGCAAGGCAGCATATTCCCCTGCCAGACCCCAGCCAGCACCCCAGCATCTCTCCACTGTTAATGCCCTTACAGCTTCCCTGTTTCCCCGTATCTTTGCTCTATCTGGGAAGCACTCAACTAAgacttgttttttccttttgcattttgtCACCAGGGATTTAAGCAACATATACCCACAGCGTGATTTATGATACCCTCCTCAGGGCACTTCTTACCCGGCCTGTGGGCACTGACCTTGTCAAAGGTGAATCAGCAGGTTGGCAGCCCAGAAAGGTCCTCTTAATCTTTTATTACATTGAGCTatgtaaacatttttctcttcctagGCTCAGACTTCTGGCCAGCCAGCCCTGGCCTCATCCCAGGCACTGACCTGGGCTGCCAGCCCTGCAGGagacaggggaggaggggaggctgcagaaagtGAGTCTTTCTCACAAAGGAATGCCAACAACATGAACATACCCACCAGCCTGTGAGACCTCTGGGGGATGAGCTGGAACTTGGGAACAGGGGCCCTCTGCCCTGCTCAGGACCCATAGCCAGCCATCACCCCATCTCTCTGACTGCAAGCCTTCAGCTCTGCTGGATGGGGCCTGGTTCTAAGACCCCTGAGGAAAGAGAATTCCCTAGCTAGGGGTTCATGACTACCATCCCTCCTGCCCCAACCCCACTCCAGGACTGCCAGGGCCAGACAGCAGCTTCCCGGAATCTGAGCCAAAGCTCTAAGGGGTTCATGGGGAAGCTCTGAAAGGGCCGAGACCTGAACTCCACCATGGCAACCTGTCTCAAACTCAGGGGATGCCCTTTCTGGTCTAGGCTGGACAGAGTGGGTGGCTGTGATGAGTCTTCACTATAACTAGATTCACTGTCCAGCCGATCCAGAGTCACTACTGGGAGAGGCACTGGGTCTGACCTGATCACAACGATCAGGTGACCAATAAGTAGGTCAGGCAGTGTTGGTGACTTAAGGAAGAAAGCTCATCAGACGCTTGGCACAGCCCTGGATCACAGCTCCTGAAGTGAAGGTCCTTGGGGTTCACACTCAGTCCTGGCAGAGGGAGGAAAGCCCTAAGGCTACAGCTGGCAGGTTCTAACAGCCGTGAAAAGGCAGATGGATTGGAGAGGAACAGGGAAGGAGGTGGCTTTCCCAACTACCAAGCAAGCAGGCCAGACAACTCTGCACCTGCTTCCTCCCTACGTTGCCCCCAGAGGCTCCCCACGGCCACAGAGGGAGGCGTAACTCATAAACAGGAAATCATAGCCCAAACTTCCTTCTCTGCGGCAAAGGTGGGGATGAAGAAGTGAGGATGGGGGTAAGGAGAAGGCTCCTTCAAAGAACTTTGAGTCAAACCAAATTAGGCCAGCTGGGCCCCTGCACACTGCGTGTGTGTACATTTGTGCACTGTATGACCGACAGTTATGCCACACCATGTACATGCTGTAAGAAACTTAACACAGATAACCAGGGACATCAAATGGAGAGGTGAATTTAGAAGTAGTGTTAGATTCTTCTTTGGAAAGAGATGTTTGGAAAAGACCCTGGAGAAGGAAGGGTCCTGCCCCAAGAGAAGAGACATGAGTGTGGCCCAGGAGGACAtggtagagagaaagagagggctcCATCCCCAACACCAGCCCCCGTCCCCCCACACTGGGCCAGGCAGGGTCTTACCTGAGGCCAGGACGCGCAGGGTCTTGGCCACGCCCCCCCAGGGCGCACCCAGTGCCACAAAGGCACGGATATACTTGTCCTTCCAGGCCTGCGGCTGCCGCTGCAGAAAGTAGAGCGTGTACATGTTGCCCATACTGTGGGCAACCAGCACCACGGGGCCCCCATACAGCTGGTGCATCTCCTCGATCATCTCGCGGAGGGCCAGGAAGTAGGGCCCATTTTCATCTGCAGGCCAGAGCCAGGCAGGGGTCAGGCAGGCAGGGTCCTGGGGTCTGAACCACGGCCTGTGTCTCAGGCCAGACCCAGGACTaggtgggtggggagagtgcTAAAATCCAAGTGGGAGGGGTCTGGTTCCTCCTCAGTTTCCATGAAGAGAGGAAACAAAGGagctccttttcccttcctcagCCTCATTATCTTTCCCCAGGGCTCAGAGGCCCAGAAAtcctggggtgagggtggggggaggaccAGACAGATAGACCAGGGGTGGTAGCTGTGACTTTTGGGCTAGATGCCAGAGATTCAATTGGGAGTAGGGGAAAGCCCGGGGCCTGTGGTTGTGATCTCCTCGTCCCCACCTCCCAAGACCTCAGGGAGGAAATGAGGGCAACCACTTACTTGGAGCTCGGCGCCAGTCGTAGGGGGCCCCCCGGACATCCTCACCTCGTGTGTAGCCCCAGCCCACAAGGCTCTCCACCATGGTGTAGAAATAGGAACCTGTAGACAGAAATGCACAGGATTAGAGAGAGTACAGTCATCGTCGGCCACCCACACCACACCTGCCAAGGAGACTGTGACATCTACTTCAGACAGCTCTCCTGAGGCTTGTTATCATTATGGGGCTCTGTGCTCACACTGATCAGAGACAGTTTGCAGGCTACCCCTTCAAACAAGAGGGATCTTCCCACTCTAGGAGTCCATCGGAACCTCTATCCCCCTTCCTGGAGGGCACGAGGAAGGACTACATACCCACGCTGCTTTTGCTGGGGTCCAGGAACTCCAGTGAGAAGGTCTTCCCGAAGCCAGGGACACGCACATCCACACCATCAGGAAACTGGGTGGCACGGGAAGTCCTGTTGTAAATCAGCCTGTCAGGAGGGAATATTGAGCCAGTGACCCAGAGGTGACACTGAACTTGCTGTGTCCCAGTACTGCCCTGTATCCTGAGCCATATTGCCTTCCCGTTCTCAGATCTGGTCAGATCTATAGGGGAGAACAAAAAGTATCAGAGCAAGTTTATAAAAaacgggggagggtatagcttagcatgcacaaggtcctgggtccaatccccagtacctccaaattttaaaaaaattattaaaaaaaaaagtttgtaaagcACAGATCAGAGTAACTACATCCAAATGAGGACTCCCACCAAGGCTCACAATATTCCCTTCTCCTCAGTGTCACCCACACCAGAATGAAGATCCAGTTGGGAGAGGGACGTGCCAGGTCTGGCTGTGCCATGAACATTGCACTTGACCCCAAAAGGGAGGCAGCCTAACTGTGCAGGCTCCCATCACCCCATCTCCATGAATCCAGCTCCTGTCACCCACCATAACACAACACAGGGCAAAGGAGATGGAGAATGCAACACACAACAGAGAAACCCCCACCTCTGGGCCTGAGCACCTGTGACTGCTATGTGAGGGGGTGGGCAAGGCCTATAGAAATGATGGGGACAGGGTggtgggagatgggaggaaagcCTTGTGCCTGGCTAGGAACCCTGCTCTGGCCTTCCCTTATACTAAGGAGGCAAATGTGCCCACGAAAACAGGCTAGACCTTCACTCCTCAGGCAATCCTCAGTGGTCCTGAGTCCCACCCACCCTTAAAGATCAGCCACAGAAAGCTGACAAGATACCCAGCACTGGCTCAAATAATAAATCCTGGGGACCCACTCTCTCCAGGGTAATCTACAGACCATCTCAATGGCCACTAAGCAAAGTTCTGGAAGCCAAAGCAGTCTGTGCTGGATGCAAGTCTAAGCAGGTCAGAGGACCAACGAAGACAGACAAGGCCCTCTTGGTATCAGCCTGCACCTCCAACTGGCAGTACCTGAGACCATGTCTCTGCTACaaaaatagaaatgcagatcaaCAGCCCAGAAATAACCCTGATCGCACACAGAGGAAAGAGTCAACAAAATAGGCATCATAAACAAAGACAGGGTGCCTGGAGAACCAACTAGAACCAGCTAGTGTGCCTCCAGAGGAAAAAATCTTAATTTGTGAGACTCTATTcagctcaaatatttattgaacactaatTGTGTTTCTGGCCCTACAGCTATAAAGATAAAAGAGatacagtccctgccttcaaggagctcagtGTGGGAAGGAACCTTAGCTCTGGGTCACACaactctgggttcaaatcttagttCCGCTACTTATTAGCAGAGTGACCCTAAGCAATTTTGTCACCTTTTTGAGCTTCcagatttcctcatctgtaaaacaggtttaAAAACAGCACTTATTTCACAGGGTTGCTGTAAGCCTAAATGTAAGAAAGTATGTAAAATGTATAgtgtccagggggagggtatagctcaagtggtagagcacatgcttagcatgcacaaggtcctcagttcaatccccagtgcctcctctataAATCAATCTATCAGTCAATCTAAggacctccctccccccaccaaaaaaaaataaagcatagtGTCTGTATTCAATAAGCAGTAATTCTGATTATATGATTATCTCATTACGGGGAAAACATCCTTTGGAAACAATGTTTGGCAGGCATGGAATGGGGGTTAGAGAAAACAGGCCGGGGGAAGAAGAGGTTAACAGCTCTGGGGAGTGGCAGGGAGACTTCATGAAGAGTGAGTGGGAGGGGATTTTTCAGGCAAAGGTACAGAGGTAGATTCCAGGCTgaaagaacagcatgtgcaaagctGGAAACTTGGCATATCCCAGGAAGCACAAGCAGCTGGAGGGGCAGGTGTGGCCAAGTCAGAGGCAAGGGAAGGGGTGGAGGCCACAGTGAGGCTAACCACATATAGGGAATGAGCACATAGAGGGGAATGAGCACATAGAGGGCATGCGGCACTGGGACATGAGCagcagaaaagggaagaaagttcTCTCTGGGAGAGTACAGAGGTGGTGCCAACCAGACTGAAGAaatgggaagggagagaggtcAGCGACTTCCAGGTCTCTTGAGTTGCAGATGACATGGAAATGGGCTCTGGAGGCCTCTTTAGGCTGGGTCAGTGAGCGGCACCCCCACCTGATGTTGTCAATCCAGCAGTCAATGATGACAGGAAGCAGCAGTTCGAGGTTCAGCCAGAGTGTGAAGTAGCTGTCCGTCCTCTTGGAGCAGAGGTAATGCACGACTGTTGGCTTGTCCAGCTTTGCCTCCAGCTGGTTGCCCAAATCACCGGGCACTGCAGGGGGACACAGAGCATGTATGAGGCCCTGGGCCTGCAAGGCTGGAGACCCAGAGGCCTTCTACACAGAGCTGTCCCGGGCCGTGGAGTAGGCAGAGTCTTGTATACCCTGAAAGAAGCATCAGGAAACAGGATGGAGTAGTGGGCCACTGAACCAGCCAAAACTGACTCCACAGAAGGCAATCTGGGACAGGCTTGTGAAGGGGGACAATGAACAGAAACACATTTGAGAGAAGCTCATACTGGCACCTACTGGCCTACAGAGGTCCCCAGGCCTGGCTCAAAGCCAGAGCCTGTGGGCTGCTAAACCTTGCTAAAAGTTTCAGAGGGCAGATCATCTGGAGGGCCCTAGCATCCTCGCACATCTGGACGCTGTGCTGGCTATCCTGAAGCAACATGCCATTCCAGCCACAGCCCAGCAGGGGTGGGTGTGACCAGACCCCAAGGATGACGTCTCTCTACCTGAGCTGGTCTATTCGGTCCATAGAGCCCTGGGGCCCTAGTGACACTTCCCCCATTTCTTCACTACCCAACATTCATGGCCCCTCACAGTCTATTTACTCTCAGTGACCTTTTAGGCCTCACTTGCTCCCACCTGCCATGCTCTTAACACTTTCCAAACATATCCCCATTTAGGATCCATGATCACTAAGTGGACACCAAGCTCAGCTCTCCTGGGCAACTGGGCTCCAGCTGTGAACCCAGCCCTGCAGAGGGCTCACCCTACCTGTGCACCACCCCACAGGGTCCTCAGGGCAGCCACAGGAGGCAGGTGTGGCAACTGCAGAAGTGGGGAGTACTTCTGGATGACATGCCTGTGGACTAGGCAGGGCAGTGTAGAGACCCTGGTCACCAAAGAGGAAGCAGATGAAAGAGGAAGTCACCAGATCTGCTTTGCCTGAATGTCCTTCGCCCTGGCCAGGCTGTGGCCTCTAAAAATAGCAGTGGTCACTTCCTGAGCCCCTTTGTGCATAGAATTAAGACAAGAGCCAGCCACGTGCTTTTCACCTCAAATAACACTGGGAGAGAATAGCCTCATTATGgctactttacagataaggagactgaggctggaaGAGGTAGAAATGGCTTGCTACAgtcccttcccacttcccaggGTCTTCTTCTGTATCTCTTCTCTGGCCTCTGCTTCTTCTACCACCAATGTGGGTCCCACCCATAGGGACCAGTCACCATTGGATGCTGATCCTCTGATAGCCAAGGCCAggtccctgctctgtgcccagcagCAGTGTGTCTGCAGCCCATCATGGGC harbors:
- the PLA2G15 gene encoding phospholipase A2 group XV isoform X2 gives rise to the protein MGLRLCPYRAALLPSGLLFLLMLADPALPAGRPPPVVLVPGDLGNQLEAKLDKPTVVHYLCSKRTDSYFTLWLNLELLLPVIIDCWIDNIRTSRATQFPDGVDVRVPGFGKTFSLEFLDPSKSSVGSYFYTMVESLVGWGYTRGEDVRGAPYDWRRAPNENGPYFLALREMIEEMHQLYGGPVVLVAHSMGNMYTLYFLQRQPQAWKDKYIRAFVALGAPWGGVAKTLRVLASGDNNRIPVIGRLKIREQQRSAVSTSWLLPYNSTWSSEKVFVRTPTANYTLQDYHRFFQDISFEDGWLMRQDTEGLVEAMVPPGVRLHCLYGTGVPTPDSFYYESFPDRDPKICFGDGDGTVNLQSALQCQAWHSRQEHEVSFQALPGSEHIAMLANATTLAYLKRVLFEP
- the PLA2G15 gene encoding phospholipase A2 group XV isoform X3, coding for MGLRLCPYRAALLPSGLLFLLMLADPALPAGRPPPVVLVPGDLGNQLEAKLDKPTVVHYLCSKRTDSYFTLWLNLELLLPVIIDCWIDNIRLIYNRTSRATQFPDGVDVRVPGFGKTFSLEFLDPSKSSVGSYFYTMVESLVGWGYTRGEDVRGAPYDWRRAPTAAAGLEGQVYPCLCGTGCALGGRGQDPARPGLRRQ
- the PLA2G15 gene encoding phospholipase A2 group XV isoform X1, which produces MGLRLCPYRAALLPSGLLFLLMLADPALPAGRPPPVVLVPGDLGNQLEAKLDKPTVVHYLCSKRTDSYFTLWLNLELLLPVIIDCWIDNIRLIYNRTSRATQFPDGVDVRVPGFGKTFSLEFLDPSKSSVGSYFYTMVESLVGWGYTRGEDVRGAPYDWRRAPNENGPYFLALREMIEEMHQLYGGPVVLVAHSMGNMYTLYFLQRQPQAWKDKYIRAFVALGAPWGGVAKTLRVLASGDNNRIPVIGRLKIREQQRSAVSTSWLLPYNSTWSSEKVFVRTPTANYTLQDYHRFFQDISFEDGWLMRQDTEGLVEAMVPPGVRLHCLYGTGVPTPDSFYYESFPDRDPKICFGDGDGTVNLQSALQCQAWHSRQEHEVSFQALPGSEHIAMLANATTLAYLKRVLFEP